CTGATCCACATGCGAAGGTTGTCCGTGACTTACAGGTGGGATGGGAAATCTTTGCTTTCCACAACAGGATCTGGTTTGTCCGTCGGAGTGTATATGACCGCTGGTTTTCCATCTAAAAAACGGGGGCCTGCTCTATGAGGGCCCCCGAAAAATTCTGATGCCACTGATTAGATCTTCAAAGATTGACTGTATAATCAGTGATTCTCTGGATTTAGTTAAAGTGTTTCCGGCTCGATCGTGACGTACTTGCGGTTTGCCTTTGTCTGGAAGCGGACCTTGCCGGGGACCAGCGCAAAAATCGTGAAATCACGGCCAAGGCCTGTGTGCTGTCCGGGGTGGTACTTTGTCCCCCTCTGACGGACGATGATCGTTCCCGCGTTTACAAAAGAACCGTCTCCGCGCTTGAT
This genomic stretch from Cloacibacillus sp. harbors:
- the rpmA gene encoding 50S ribosomal protein L27, which produces MAHKKGQGSSTNGRDSQPKYLGIKRGDGSFVNAGTIIVRQRGTKYHPGQHTGLGRDFTIFALVPGKVRFQTKANRKYVTIEPETL